The Actinocatenispora sera genome has a window encoding:
- a CDS encoding PPOX class F420-dependent oxidoreductase, with protein sequence MVSYASANTVDRDGLLDFVRPRHHAVLITTRRDGRPQTSPVTCGTDGAGRVVISTYPQRAKVHNVRRDPRVTLCVLSDEFNGPYVQLDGTGEVRDLPEALDDLVEYYRGIAGEHPDWDEYRAAMQRQGKCLIRVTIERWGPIATGGFPPPAAD encoded by the coding sequence ATGGTGAGTTATGCGAGTGCGAACACGGTGGATCGCGACGGGCTGCTCGACTTCGTCCGGCCGCGGCATCATGCGGTGCTGATCACCACCCGCCGGGACGGCCGGCCGCAGACCTCCCCGGTCACCTGCGGGACCGACGGCGCGGGCCGGGTGGTCATCTCGACCTACCCGCAGCGGGCCAAGGTGCACAACGTCCGGCGGGATCCGCGGGTGACCCTGTGCGTGCTCTCCGACGAGTTCAACGGGCCGTACGTGCAGCTCGACGGCACCGGCGAGGTCCGAGACCTGCCCGAGGCGCTGGACGACCTGGTCGAGTACTACCGGGGCATCGCCGGCGAGCACCCGGACTGGGACGAGTACCGGGCCGCGATGCAGCGCCAGGGAAAGTGCCTGATCCGGGTCACCATCGAGCGCTGGGGTCCGATCGCCACCGGCGGCTTCCCGCCGCCCGCCGCCGACTGA